One window of the Macaca thibetana thibetana isolate TM-01 chromosome 13, ASM2454274v1, whole genome shotgun sequence genome contains the following:
- the CALM2 gene encoding calmodulin-2: protein MADQLTEEQIAEFKEAFSLFDKDGDGTITTKELGTVMRSLGQNPTEAELQDMINEVDADGNGTIDFPEFLTMMARKMKDTDSEEEIREAFRVFDKDGNGYISAAELRHVMTNLGEKLTDEEVDEMIREADIDGDGQVNYEEFVQMMTAK from the exons AATTCAAAGAAGCTTTTTCACTATTTGACAAAGATGGTGATGGAACTATAACAACAAAGGAATTGGGAACTGTAATGAGGTCTCTTGGGCAGAATCCCACAGAAGCAGAGTTACAGGACATGATTAATGAAGTAGATGCTGATG GTAATGGCACAATTGACTTCCCTGAATTTCTGACAATGatggcaagaaaaatgaaagacacagACAGTGAAGAAGAAATTAGAGAAGCATTCCGTGTGTTTGATAAG GATGGCAATGGCTATATTAGTGCTGCAGAACTTCGCCATGTGATGACAAACCTTGGAGAGAAGTTAACAGATGAAGAAGTTGATGAAATGATCAGGGAAGCAGATATTGATGGTGATGGTCAAGTAAACTATGAAG agtttGTACAAATGATGACAGCAAAGTGA